The DNA window CGCCGCCAATCTTGCTCAGCGGGCCACGCAGCCGCTCCACCAGCGCCGCCACCGTCTGGTTCTTGCCGGGCCGCTCCTCCCACGGCACGAGGCTGGAGAACACCGTCGCCAGGTTCGGACCCGAACCCTGGAAGGAGAACCCGCCGATGGCGAACATGGCGCGAATCTCCGGCTGCGCCTTGAGGACCTCCTCCACCTGGGCCAGCACCTTCTCCGACTGGGCCAGCGACATGCCCTCCGGGCCCTGGATGGAGATGATGACGTAGCCCTGGTCCTCATCGGGGATGAAGCCCGTGGGCGCCACGCGGAACAAGGCCACCGTCGCGCCGATGCACGCCAGGAACGCCAACAGCACGATGACGGGGTGCTTGAGGAACACGCGCAGGCTCCGGCCGTACACGGAGCGCGTCGCGTCCAGCACCTTGTCCACCCACCGGAAGAACACCCACTTCTCACCGTGGTGGTGCTTGAGCATCCGGGCGCTCAGCGCGGGCGTGAGCGTCAGCGCGCAGAACGTGGAGAGCGCCACGGACGCGGCGATGGTGAGCGCGAACTGCCGGTAGATGGCGCCCGTGGTGCCAGGGAAGAGGGCCACCGGGACGAACACCGCCACCAGCACGATGGAGATGGCAATCACCGCGCCCGCCACTTCCTTCATGCCCTCACGCGCGGCCTGTCTGGGGGACAGGCGCCGCTCCACCATCAGTCGTTCGATGTTCTCGATGACGACGATGGCGTCGTCGACCACGAGGCCCGTGGCCAGCGTGAGGCCGAAGAGGGTGAGGGTGTTGATGGAGAAGCCCATCAACTGGACGAAGGCGAAGGTGCCCACCAATGAGACGGGCAGGGTGAAGGCGGTGATGAGCACGCTGCGCCAGCCGTGCAGGAACAGGAAGATGACGAGGATGACGAGGGCGATGGCCTCCACCAGCGTCTTGAGCACCTCGTGGATGGACGCGCGCACCGCGAGCGTCGTGTCCGTGCCCGTCTGGTACGTCATGCCAGGAGGGAACTGCTGCGACAGGCGGTCGAGCTCCTTGAAGACTCCGTCGCGCACGTCGAGCGCGTTGGCGGTGGGGAGCTGGAACACGGCGAGACCCACGCCCGTCTTCCCGTTGAAGCGCAGGAGCGTGCCGTAGCTCTCCGCGCCCATCTCCACGCGGCCCACGTCCTTCACGCGCACGCTCTTGCCCGTCGTGTCGCGCATCAGGATGATTTCGCCGAACTCCTCGGGCTCCACCAGCCGGCCGCGCGCGCGGACCGCGAGCTGATAGGGCTGCTCCTCGCTGGAGGGCGGCTGGCCCACCTGGCCCGCGGCCACCTGGAGGTTCTGCTCCTGGAGCGCGCGCGTCACGTCCTGGGGCGTGAGCTTGCGGCGCGCCAGCTCCGTCGGGTCCAGCCACAGACGCATGGAGAACTTGCGCTCGCCGAAGATGCGCACCTCGCCGACGCCGCGCACGCGCTTGATGGCGTCCTTGAGATTCACGTCGGCGTAGTTGCTGAGGAACTTGGCGTCGTAGCGGTTGTCCGGGCTGGACAGGCCCACGGTCACCAGCATCTGGCTGGAGGCCTTGTTGACGACGATGCCCGTCTGGTTCACCTGCGCGGGCAGGCGGGCCGCGGCGCGGCTGACGCGGTTCTGCACGTCGACGGCGGCGACCTCGATGTCGCGCGTGGCCTCGAAGGTGACGGTGATTTGACTGGTGCCGTCGTTGCTGCTGGTGGAGGTGATGTAGCGCATGCCCTCCACGCCATTGAGCTCCTGCTCGATGGGAATGGTGACGGCGCTCTCCACGATTTCGGCGCTGGCGCCCACGTAGGTCGCCGTCACCGTCACCTGGGGTGGAGCCAGGTCCGGGTACTGGGAAATGGGCAGCGTGGGGATGGCGATGGCCCCCACCAACGTCAGCAGGATGGAGCAGACGATGGCGAAGACGGGTCTGCGGATGAAGAAGTCGACGAACACGGCGTTCAGGCCCTCATTCTCGTGACAGCATCCGGGCCTCGCGCGATGTGCGGCGAGGCCCGGGCCTGCTCAGCGGCTGCCCGCCGTGGCGGCACCCGGACCGGCGCCGGGCGCGGCGTCGGGGGACTTCACCTTCACGGCCATTCCGTCGCGCAGGGCCTGAAGCGACGAGACGGCCACCCGGTCGCCCTGCTTCAGTCCGCTCTCGATGACGTAGGCCATCTCTCCCAGCGTGCCCAGGGTGATGGGGCGGCGCTCCACCACCGTCTTGCCTTCCTTCTCCTGCACCACCATGGCGAAGGGCTGGCCGCTCAGGCGCACCACCGCGAGCGCGGGCAACTGCAGCGCGTCCCGCTTGGAGTAGACGATGCGCGCGCGCACCAGCTCACTGGGGCGCAGGCCCACCGTGTTCTGGAAGGCCGCCTTCACCTCCACCAGCTGCGTGCGCGGGTCGGCCTGCGGCGCGACGAAGAACAGGGGGCTGGTGAGCAGCACCTGGCCTCGCGAGTCCAGCACCTCCAGCACCGTGTCTGGCTTGAGCGAGCGGGCCCGCTCCGACGGCAGCGACACGCTGACCTCCAGCACGTCCGCCTGCGCGATGGTGGTCAACGGCGTGGTGGCGCCCACGAAGTCACCCAGGCGCACCAGCACGTCGCCCACCGTGCCCGCGAAGGGCGCGCGCACGGCGTGGAACTGGAGCTGCACCTGGCGCTGGGCCACCTGCGCCGCGGCGGACCGGGCGGCGGCCTCGGAGGCCTCCAACTGCGCGCGCCCCTGCTCCATCTCCTGCGCGCTGGCGAGGCCCTCCTTGTAGAGCGCCTCCGTGCGCGCGAAGGTGCGGCGCGCCAGCTCCTTGTTCACGTCGGCCGAGCTCTGCTGGGCCTGGGCGCTGTCGAGCGCGGCGGTCTCCGTGCGCGAGTCGACCTCCAAGAGCGTCGCCCCGGCCTCCACCTTCTGGCCGGGCTTCACGTGGATGCGCCGCACGTAGCCGGCCACCTGCGGAAGCACCGTGATGTTCTGCCGCGACAGGAGCGAGCCCAGGTACTCGCTCGTGTCCCGCACCTCGCTGGGGGTCAGCGTCAGCACCTGCACCTCGCGCGGCGGAGGGGCCGCGGGCGGAGGCGGCTTGCCCCCGCACCCCGCGGCCACCAGCAGGGCGGTACTCCACAACGTCATCTTCAGCGCCGTCAGGGGGCGCACCCGCTTCACCAGTCGCACCGGGCCTCCGTCAAGAATGCGTCCAGGCGCGCCTGGACAAGCTCGAATTCGCGCAGCGCCAGCGTCAACTCCGCCTGGCGCAGGGCCGCTCCGCTCTGCACCAGCTCCAGGCTGCTGCCACGGCCCACTTCAAAGGAACGCCGGGTGAGCCGGTCCGTCCGGTCCGCGAGCTCGCGCGACTCGGACGCCGTCTTCACCAGGGCTTGTGCCACGTCGATGCCGCGCCGGGCCTGCTCCACCTCGACGGCCGCGTCGCGGCGGTTGCTCTCCAGCGTCTGCTCCGCCTGCTTCTCGACTCCCTCGCGCTCCCGCACCAGTCCCCCGCGCAGGCCGCCCTCCCAGATGGGGACGGACAGCACCGCCGCGATGCTCCAGGACGAGAAGCGGCCGAAGTCCGGGTCCGTCGTCACGCCCTGCAAGTTGCTCGTCAGGCCCAGCGTGGGCAGGTAGCCCGCGGAGGCCTGCCGCCGGCTGTCGCGCGAGGCGTCCACCTGCGCGCGCGCGGACACCAGGTCCGGACGGGACTCCAGGTCCTCCAGCGGCGTGCACGCCTTGCGCGCATCCTCCATCAGCCCGTTCAGGTTGAAGGACGCTTCCACGCCCACCGCGTGGCCGAAGCCCAGGGCGATGCCCAGCGCCTCGCGGGCCCGGCGCAGTTGCTCGTCACCCGCGACGAGCGCGCTGCGCGCCAGCGCCACATCCTGGTTCACCCGCACCACGTCGAGCTGGTTGCTGGCACCCAGGTCGAACGAGCGCGTGGTCAACGCGGAGCGCTCCAGCGCCTGGAGCAGGCCCACGCGGTTGAGCTCCGCGGCACGCTCGGCCGCGACGGTGGCCACCAGCGAGCGCGCCAGGCCCAGCGTGAGCCGGCGGCGCATGTCCTGGAGGCTTGCCACCGCGCCGCGCTCGGAGGCGGCGTTCGACGACAGGTTCCGCCACGCGCTCACATCCACCAGGGACTGGCTCAAGGACGCGGTGACAGTCCCAACCACGGGCGTGGTGGGCTTGCGTCCATCCAGCGCGGGCGTGGCGAACACGCCCACCGGGGTGTCCGAGTTGAGCAGGTCATGCGCGGCGCTCGCGGAGGCGCGGGCGTTGGGAAGGAGCGCGGCCAGGGCCTGACGCCAGCGACCCTCGGCGCGCTGGACGCCTGCTTCCGCGGTCCGCAGGTTCGTGGAGCGCTCCCGGACCAGGGCCAGCGCCTGCTCCCAGGTGCCTACCTGCTGTGTTGCGGGCGGGACTGGGGCAAGCATGGGGTCCTCCACCTTCGTCTGGAACGGCACGGGGGGAGGAACAGGAGCACTCGACGCGGGCGGGGTCGAGCTCGCGACGAGCGCCAAGAGGAGGACGGTGGGGGCGGACATACCAAGGGGCCAGGCAAGGTTGACGACAGGTGTGGATCGACTCCCCCCAACAGCCAACCGCGCAGCCGATGTAATTGACAACCATTGTAGGCGACAACTATTTCGGAGGCCGAGATGACTTTCGCGGAGCAACTGGCCTCGCTGCGTCGCACCGTCCGCCGCCACCTGACCGAGAAGCTCGGGACGCGGACAAACCGGCCATTCAGCCAACTGCTGGCGCTGAAGGTCATTTCCGAGGGAGTGAGCCGGCAGGCGGCGCTCGCGGAGCGGTTGATGGTGGATGCGCCCGCGGCGAGCCGGCTGGTGGATCGCCTGGAAGAGGATGGGATGGTGGTGCGGCGCGCGGGCGTGGACCGGCGGTGCTTCCGCCTGGAGCTGACGGCCGAGGGTGCGCGAGAGCTGGGTTTGTTGATGGCCGCGCTGCGGGAGCAGGACGGCGAGCTGGGAGAGTTCCTCCCCGAGCCGGAGCTGATGGAGCTCAAGCGGCTGATGCAGAAACTGCAGGCCGGGCTGGCCATGCGCGCTGGGGGCCCCGGGTGTTCCTCGGCGGACACTTGTGGGCCGGCGCTGGGGCTCGAGCCCGAGAACGACGAGGGGCCCGGCTCCCGGAAGTGATTCCGGAAGGCCGAGCCCCAGGCTCGTCACGCTGAGGTGTCTGCGTCAGGCCTGCTGCGCGGGCTTGGCCTCGGCGTCAGCGGTGGCCTCGGGGGCCGGAGCCTCCGGGGCGGCGGCCTGCGTCTCGGACTCGGCCCGCACGCGGATGGTCTCCTCGGTGCGCTGGTCGCTGGCGGCCATCTCCTCCGGGGTGAGCTCGGTGCGGTCGGCCAGGATGCCGGACTTCTTCTCCAGGTCCTTGATGGCGCGGCGCATGAGGTCGCGCTCCAGCAGGGTCCGGTTCAGGCGCTTCTCCAGCGCCTTGTACTTGTCCTTCATCAGGTCCAGGTCGCCCTTGGTCGCGGCGTAGACGCGCTGCTGCGTATCCGCGCGGCCCTTGATCCGCCGCACTTCCTTCTCCAGGTCCGCGGCACGCGAGCGGTCCTTGGCGGCGGCCTGCTCCAGCCGGTCCATCTTCTCGCGGTCCGCCTCGCTCAGCTCGCGGATGACGCGGCGGGGCGTGCGGTCCTCGCGCGGGGCCTCGGCCACGGGGGCCACGGGCGCGGCGGCGACCACGGCCTCACCCTCCTGGGTAGGGGCGGCGGCGGGCTGCGGGGCGGCGGCGGCGGGCGCCGGGGTGGGAGCGGGAGCCTGCGGCTCGCGGCGGCGGCCACGGCCCTCGGACTCGGTCTTCAGGCGCTGGTTCTCCGTGAGCACCTGCGCCAGCTCCAGGCGGGTCTGCTCGAGCTGGATGGACGCGTTGCGCTCCACCTCGGCGCGCGCCTTGGCCAGGTCCTGGGAGCCCTTGTCGGACTCCTTCGCCTCGAAAATCTTGCGCTTGGCCTGCTTGAGCTGCTCCTTCACCTCGTGGAGCTGCCCACGCTGCTCATCCAGCTCCTTCTGCTTCCGTTGCAGCTCACCTTCCGCCTTCGCGCGCGCGGCCTTGTGGTCGGCTTCCAGGTCGCCACGGGGCGCATTGGAGGACGAAGAGGAGGAGGGGAGGGCGGCCTGCTTCGGGCCCCCGAAGAGATTGAAATACAGAGAGATGGCGAGCCCGACTGCCAGGGCGATGACCAGGACCAACACGGGACGACCTCCACGGGAGGGATCTGCAAAAAGCGGGGCAGCCTAACGCCCAGCACAGGCCCGTCAAGGGTGGGCCTGCGCTATCCCCGGGTTTGGCGCCTCCATGCCCTGTTCCCGCGCCGGGTGCACGCTGGAAATCCACACCCCCACGGGGAGGAGGCAATCAGTCGGGGACTTCCCCGCTCCGCCGGGAGCCGCGATGCTGCGCCGCCCCGAGCCCCCCTGGAGCACACTCGTCGCATGGCCCACCTGGAGCTGAGACCCAAGCTGCGCGTGTCGAGCTTCCGCAAGCTGGCGGTGGGGAGCTGGGAGACGGCCTATGACCCCACCGTCTACGGGACGCTGACGGTGCGGATGGACCGCGCGCTGGCCTACATGGAGGCCTTCCGGCGGAGCACGGGGCTGGAGCTGACGGTGACGCACCTGGTGCTCAAGGCCCTGGCCGAGGCGCTGCGCCGCTGCCCCGACGCCAACGCGGTGCTGCGCTTCCATCGCATCTACCTGCGCCAGCGCATCACCGTGTCCGCGCTGCTGAGGACGGAAGGGGGGCCGGAAACGTGGGCGCCCGTGAGGGTGGAGGACGCGGACCAGAAGGGGCTGCGCGACATCGTCCAGGCGCTGGAGGCGGCGCGCGGGGAGCCGGGGACGCGGCGCTGGCTCGAGTGGATTCCCACGCCGCTGATGGGGCTGTTCACCCGGTGCGTGTCGTTCCTGGCGGTGACGCTCAACCTGGACCTGGGCCGCTTCGGGCTGCCGAGGGATGCGTTTGGCGCGGCCATCGTCACGGACGTGGGCGCGCTGGGGCTGGATTCGGCCTACCTGCCGTTGGTGCCCTTCACGCGGGTGCCGGTGTTCCTGGCGCCCGGCGCCGTGCGCGACACGCCGGTGGTGGAGGGAGGGCGGGTGGTGGTGGGGAAGGTGATGAGCCTCAACGCGTCCATCGACCACCGCTTCATCGACGGCTTCCACGCGGGCGTGCTGGCCACCGCGTTGAAGGAGATGTTGGAGGACCCCGAAGCCGCGTTCGGTCCACCCGATGCGGCGGCCTCGGGGCGCTGACGCGGGAGGACGGACCTCCCGCGCCACCGCGTTGCATCAGTAGGCGTATTCCCAACCGCCGCGCGACCTGGAGCCTCCGGTGCTCGCCCTCATGCCGCGCAGCCGGCGCACGCGCTCCGGGATGGGCGGGTGGGTGGCGAACAGGGACATGACGCCGCCGCGGTGCAGCGGGTTGACGATGAACAGGTGCGAGGTCGCCGGGGCCCTGTCGTAGGGCACCAGCTCCGCGCCACGCTCCAGCTTCAGCAGCGCATCCGCCAGGGCATCCGGGTCACCGGTCAGCTCCGCGCCCGTCGCGTCCGCGCCGTACTCGCGCGAGCGGCTCACGGCGAGCTGCAACAGCGTGGCGGCGATGGGCGCCACCAGCAGCAGGCCCAGGTTGGCGAGCGCGTTGCCGAGGCCCCCTTCCTCGTCGTCGCTCCGGCTGAGCATGGAGCCGCCGAACCAGAAGAGCATCTGCGCCGCGTAGCTGATGATGCCGGCCAGGGTGGCCGCCACCGTGCCGATGAGCGTGTCGCGGTTGCGCACGTGCCCGATTTCATGCGCGAGCACTCCCTCGAGCTCCCGCTTGTCGAGAATCTGCAGGAGGCCGGACGTCACCGCGACGGCGGCGTGCTTGGGGCTGCGGCCCGTGGCGAACGCATTGGGCGCGGCGGTGGGGAGGATGTAGACCTTGGGCTTGGGCATGCCCGCGCGCGCGGCCAGCCGCTCCACCATCTGGTGCAGCCAGGGCGCCTGCTCGTAGGGGAGCGGCTTCGCGCCGTGGATGGCCAGCGCAATCTTGTCGCTGAACCAATACGAGCCGAAGTTCATCACCACGGCGAAGAAGCCGGCGAACATCAACCCCTGTGCGCCGCCCAGCCGCTGGCCAATGACGAGCACCAGCGCGGTGAGGCCCGCGAGCAGCACCGTCGTCTTGAGGGCGTTGCCCAGGCGGTGCCACCCACCGCCGCTGTGCAGCGCCGGACGTCCGCCGTCGTTCCGGGAAGTGTCGTGGGTGCCAGGGTAAGCCATGTCGTCTCGTTCCTTTCAGCCGCTCAGGGGCTTCAGAAACGTAAACAGGGAGGCGGGCTCGTCAATGAAAGCCCCCCAGGGGCTCCATGAATCCAAGGGGTTGGAGCCCTGCCTGGTGCCCATGCGGGCAGGCGTCGTGTGAGGTGCAGCTCAGTGCGCCTGCGCGCGCAGGGTGGGGCGCAGCCGGATGGGAGGCGAGTCGGGCGCGGGAAGAATCCACGCCTTCGCGCCCAGGCCATCCACCTCGCGAGCCAGGTCCACGTCCGGGTCCACGAGCAATTGCGCGGCGCGCCCGTTCAAGGACACGCGTGCGTCCGCGCGCACCTGGACAGGGCCCAGTCCTCGCGCCTCGAAGTCACGGGCGATGTGTCGCGCGAGCTGGAGGATGAGGTCCGGCTGAACGGACATCTCCCGCTCTTGAAGTCGCGTGAGGTACTCGCCCGGAGAGACGTGCCACTCGCGCCCCGTGGCCGACTGGATGACGATGAACGTCACGCTGCCATTCTTCTCCCGCGCCATCACCCGCCAGGAGAAGCGCATGCCCTGCTCGTGCCAGAGCACGTTGCCGCCATACAGGTGCGTGCGCAGCGGCATCGCCACCTGGAGGACCGCGTAGGCCAGTGCCACGCCCAGCGCGGCCTGGCCTTTCCATCCGGGGACGCGCATCGCGGAAGGCGCGGGCACTTGCTCGACGCTCCCCGCGCGTGGCCCACCCCGCAGACGTGCGCCCAGTCGGCGCGGCCAGGATGAATCGAAGAAGACGAGCGCCGCCGTCACCATGATGAACGGGAACATCCCGATGGGGAACAGCATGGACGTGGCGGCATGGAAGCCCACCACCACGACGTACGCGTAGGGGCGCAGCCGGCGCGAGAGCAGGAACGCGGCGATGGTGGTGTCGAAGAGGAAGCCCGACCAGGCCGCGGCGTAGGCCACCCAGCGCTCCTCGAGCAGCGGGCCCACGAAGGGCATGCTCGTGCGGGCGGCCAGCCAGATGTTGAGCGGCTGCGCGTGGATGAGCCAGTCGGTGGTGAGCTTCGCCAGGCCCGCGAACACGTAGACGACGGTGACCTGGAAGCGCAGCAGCAGCGTGCACCACGCGGGCAACGTCTCGCTTCGCAGCCCGGGCTTGCGCCACGCGTCGATGGAGAACGCGCGGTGCGCGGGCACGAAGATGAGCAGTCCGAGCAGCAGGCTCACCAGGTAGTAGTGGTTCAGGTAGTTGCTGACGTCGACGAGCTGGACGTACGAGAAGGCGACGAAGAGCAGCACCGTCGTCGCCCGGTAGAACAGCCCCGCCGTCAGGCACACGCCCAGCACGCCGAGCGCGGCGAACACCGCGTGCATCCACGGCGCGGGCAGCGCGGGCACCCAGTCGAAGCCCCAGTAGGTGAAGTGGAAGCGGGGGCGGGTGAACAGCACGTCCACCCAGCCGTAGGCCAGGAAGCGGATGGACGAGACGGTGATGAGCAGCCCGAGCGCCATCCGGAACGCCACCAGCGCCGCGATGTCGCGCGGCGCGAGGAGCAGCCTCCAGAGGCGTTCGAGACGGGACGCCCGGACTGGCTCAGTCATTGTCCCCTTCGACGGACTGGGGCAGCTCCAGGTCCAGCACGGTGACCATCTCCGTCTTCAGCACGTCCGTGACACCCTTGAACGCGTCATGGAGCGCGCGCACCGAGGCCTTGTCCGCCGCCAGCGCGTCCTTCAGGTCCGCCTCCTCGATGTGGCCCAGCGCGGTTTCCACTCCGGCCAGGCGCTCCCGCATCTTCTGCACGAGCGGCTCGGCGCCGGAGGCCACGAGCAGGTCGTCGAAGCCCGTGCCGGAGTAGCCCTCGCCGCAGCCCTCCGCGAGCAGGCGGAAGCCCTTGAGGTTGGCGCGGAGGTTGGCCTTCGAGCGGTGGGCGAACTGCGACTCCAGATGCTCGGGGCAGGACTCCGTCGAGCACTCGCGCAGCCCCAGCGGCCGCGCCAGCTTCAGGTCCTTGCCCTCGCGCTCGAAGTAGAACATCGCGTCGCTCACGGAGTTGAGCGCGGCCTGGTTCGTGGGGAACACGCGGTTGCCGGAGCCCGCCGTCTCCAGCGTCTGGAGGAAGTTGTCCTGGTCCGCCGCCCACGCCTTCACGAGCTGCGCGGCCCGCTGGCTCACGTCCTTGGCCACCACCGCCGCATAGGCGCGCTTGCGAGCGGCCCGCTCATCCGCGGACAGCGCCGCCCACGTCCCCTGCGCGACGATGGGCGAGGTGCCCTGGCACGCCGTCGACGCGTCCTCGTGGAAGAGGAGATATTCCAGGGCATACAGCCCACGCCGGCTCACCAGCGAGGTGGCGAAGCTCTCCGCCTCGTAGCTCTTGCTGACGATCTGCTCCTCGACGGTGCAGCGGCTCACCAGCGGCCACGAGTAGACGTTGTCGCGAATCTCCGCGCCTCCCGCCGCGCTGCGCGGTGCCGCGGGGCCCACCTGCATGACTTCCGCCACCTGCCACACATCCATGGCCTCGTGGAACGCCGCGCGCGCCTGCGCTTGATTCGCGGCATCGGGCTGGCTCGCGTACCGGCTCACCGCCTCCGACAGCGCGACGCTCACCGTCTGGAACTGGCGCGCTGTCTTCTCCACGCAGGCGCCCGTCGCCTTCAGCAGCGCCACCCGAGCCGTGTCCGTGGGGCTGGGCTCGCTGGGGCCCGGGGTCTCCTTCTTTTCGGACCCCTTGCAGCCCGAGATGAGGGCCAGGGCGGCGAGGAGCAGGAACGCGCGGGGGCGGCGCGAGGCGAAGGGGCTCGGCGTCAGGTGGTCCATGGGCGCTTCTTACCCATGAAGTTGCCAATGACAATCAATTTCAAAGTATTTGGGGCGGGTTGCAGTCTACCCAGGAGTTGCCGTCTTGACAAGCTAGGGAGTCCTGGCTTAGGCAGCCCCATCTTTCGATTTTGATAACGATTATCGCTAGCAGGTTACAGAGCGTTTCCCAGGGAGAGGGGTTCACGATGTCGAGCAGGATGGATCAGGGCCGGTCGTTCGCGGGCGTGGCGGTCCTCACGTTGGCGCTGGCGTTTCTGGGCAGCGCGTGTGGCGACGACGACCCGAAGGAGCCGCAGCAGACGCCGGACGCGGGGCAGCCTGATGCGGGTCAGCCTGACTCTGGCCCCACCGTGGTCGACAGCGACGTGGCGCTGGCCCGCTTCAACGAGAACGGCACGCTGGACACGACGTTCGGCGCCAGCGGCACCACGCGCGTGGACCTGAGCACGGTGGCCGGTGGCACGCGTGACTCCGTCTGGGGCCTGGCCGCGGACAGCAGCAACCGCCTGGTGGTCTTCGGCGCCCGCCGCGGTGAGGGTGACCGCGTGGACGCGGACCGCTTCGTGCTGCGGCTCACGGCGGACGGTGCCCGTGACACGGCGTTCGCCACCGACGGCGTGCACTCGCTCAACATCAGCAACCTGAGCGACGGCGCGCGCAACGGCATCGTGGACCGCAACGGCAAGATTGTCGCGTCCGGTTACACCAGCCAGCCGACGGGCGTGGGCACGCAGGCCGCCAACCGCATCGTCCTGGTGCGCCTGGATGACGCGGGCAAGCCGGACAACACGTTCGGTTGGAAGGGCGTGGTGAACGCGGCGCCGTTCCTGGGGCAGAGCGAGTCCAACCCCGAGTGGGGCATGGCCGAGGCGTACGCGGTGGACCAGTTCTCCGACGGCAGCTACGTGACGACGGGCTACGGACGGAGCGCGTCCTCGGGCACGGTGGACGTGGTGAACTTCAAGTTCTCCGCCACGGGTGTGCGCGACGTGAACTGGGGCATGAACGGCGTGGCGCTGCTGGACCTCATCAACGACCAGGACCGCGGTCGCAACCTGATTGTCCTGAACGACGACCGCGTGTGCACGGTGGGCAGCGTGACGCCGTCGGCGGGCAAGGTCACCGCCATGGTGTTCATGCTGGACAAGAACGGCCTCCGCGACACGACGTTCGCGGCGGAGGGCTACAAGTCGTACGACTTCGAGCGTCCGGAGCAGGCGTTCTTCGGCGTGGCGAAGTCGAAGGATGGCAAGTGGGTGGCCGCCGCGGGTTACCGCGCGGGTGGCAACCAGGATGACGACAGCGTGCTCGCCATCATCCCGGTGGGCGGCACGGGGACCGAGTTCGCCAAGGCGGTGCCCATCTCCGAGACGGAGAATGACCGCTTCTGGGCCGTGGCCTTCGACGCGTCCAACCGCGTCTACGCGGCGGGCTACGTCACCGAGGGCGGCGACAACCGCATGGTGATTGCGCGCTACAACACGGACGGCACGCTGGACACCACGTTCGGCACGGGCGGCGTCGTCAAGCACAACTTCGTCGTCGGCAAGGTCGAGGAGGCCGCGCGCGGCATCGTCGTCCAGGCCAACGGCAAGGTCGTCGTGGCGGGCACGGCCGACAAGTAGTCGTCGCGGGTTCGTAGTAGGTAGTGCCCGAGCCGGAGCGGAGGGTTCTCTCGAGGACCCGTCCCCTCCGGCTCGTGGCGTCTGATGCAGTGCCGCCGCACCACCGAGACAAGGGCGTACTTCGCTGATGGCATGGCTCAAGGACAGGTCGAGGCGGGCACGGAGCTCTCTGGCTCCGATGCTCATGTGGGGATTGGCTTCATCCGCGGCTGCCCAGACCGTGCCGCCCGAGGAGGGCGCCGCTCCGGTGATGCCTGTCGAGAGGGGCACGACCGGACAGGTGGACCCAGCCGCGATCTCGGCTCCCGCTGTCGAGCCCCAGCCCTCGGCAGAGGTCCCCACTCCGGCACCGGCGGCGGAGACCGCGACGGTGGCCACTCCGGAGACACCCGCGACGCCCGGTGACGCGCCGACGGTGGAGCGCGCCGAGGGCGAGGCCCCCGCGCCGACGGTGGAAGTGGTGCCCGAGGCGGAGTCGAAGAAGTTCGAGAGCGTCGTGGTGGGGACCTCGGAGACGCGCACGAGCGGCTCGGTCCACATCCTCAAGCCCGCCCAGATGGAGCGCTACGAGAAGGACGACCCCAGCGCCGTGCTGATGAGCGTGCCGGGCGTCTATGCGCGCGGCGAGGACGGCTTCGGGTTGCGGCCCAACGTGGGCCTTCGCGGCGTCAATCCGGACCGCAGCAAGAAGGTCACCCTGATGGAGGACGGCGTCCTCTTCGGCCCGGCGCCGTACTCCGCGCCGGCGGCCTACTTCTTCCCGCTCATCACCCGGATGCAGTCGGTGCGCGTGCTCAAGGGCCCGTCGGCCATCCAGCACGGCCCGCAGACGGTGGCGGGCTCGGTGGAGTTCATCACCCGGGACATCCCCGCGTCCGAGTCCGCGTGGCTGGACATCGCCGGCGGCGGCTACCTGTACGGCAAGGCGCACGGCGTCTTCGGCGCGAGCACCGAGCGC is part of the Myxococcus landrumus genome and encodes:
- a CDS encoding TolC family protein, with the protein product MSAPTVLLLALVASSTPPASSAPVPPPVPFQTKVEDPMLAPVPPATQQVGTWEQALALVRERSTNLRTAEAGVQRAEGRWRQALAALLPNARASASAAHDLLNSDTPVGVFATPALDGRKPTTPVVGTVTASLSQSLVDVSAWRNLSSNAASERGAVASLQDMRRRLTLGLARSLVATVAAERAAELNRVGLLQALERSALTTRSFDLGASNQLDVVRVNQDVALARSALVAGDEQLRRAREALGIALGFGHAVGVEASFNLNGLMEDARKACTPLEDLESRPDLVSARAQVDASRDSRRQASAGYLPTLGLTSNLQGVTTDPDFGRFSSWSIAAVLSVPIWEGGLRGGLVREREGVEKQAEQTLESNRRDAAVEVEQARRGIDVAQALVKTASESRELADRTDRLTRRSFEVGRGSSLELVQSGAALRQAELTLALREFELVQARLDAFLTEARCDW
- a CDS encoding MarR family winged helix-turn-helix transcriptional regulator, translated to MTFAEQLASLRRTVRRHLTEKLGTRTNRPFSQLLALKVISEGVSRQAALAERLMVDAPAASRLVDRLEEDGMVVRRAGVDRRCFRLELTAEGARELGLLMAALREQDGELGEFLPEPELMELKRLMQKLQAGLAMRAGGPGCSSADTCGPALGLEPENDEGPGSRK
- a CDS encoding efflux RND transporter periplasmic adaptor subunit; this encodes MRLVKRVRPLTALKMTLWSTALLVAAGCGGKPPPPAAPPPREVQVLTLTPSEVRDTSEYLGSLLSRQNITVLPQVAGYVRRIHVKPGQKVEAGATLLEVDSRTETAALDSAQAQQSSADVNKELARRTFARTEALYKEGLASAQEMEQGRAQLEASEAAARSAAAQVAQRQVQLQFHAVRAPFAGTVGDVLVRLGDFVGATTPLTTIAQADVLEVSVSLPSERARSLKPDTVLEVLDSRGQVLLTSPLFFVAPQADPRTQLVEVKAAFQNTVGLRPSELVRARIVYSKRDALQLPALAVVRLSGQPFAMVVQEKEGKTVVERRPITLGTLGEMAYVIESGLKQGDRVAVSSLQALRDGMAVKVKSPDAAPGAGPGAATAGSR
- a CDS encoding efflux RND transporter permease subunit; translated protein: MFVDFFIRRPVFAIVCSILLTLVGAIAIPTLPISQYPDLAPPQVTVTATYVGASAEIVESAVTIPIEQELNGVEGMRYITSTSSNDGTSQITVTFEATRDIEVAAVDVQNRVSRAAARLPAQVNQTGIVVNKASSQMLVTVGLSSPDNRYDAKFLSNYADVNLKDAIKRVRGVGEVRIFGERKFSMRLWLDPTELARRKLTPQDVTRALQEQNLQVAAGQVGQPPSSEEQPYQLAVRARGRLVEPEEFGEIILMRDTTGKSVRVKDVGRVEMGAESYGTLLRFNGKTGVGLAVFQLPTANALDVRDGVFKELDRLSQQFPPGMTYQTGTDTTLAVRASIHEVLKTLVEAIALVILVIFLFLHGWRSVLITAFTLPVSLVGTFAFVQLMGFSINTLTLFGLTLATGLVVDDAIVVIENIERLMVERRLSPRQAAREGMKEVAGAVIAISIVLVAVFVPVALFPGTTGAIYRQFALTIAASVALSTFCALTLTPALSARMLKHHHGEKWVFFRWVDKVLDATRSVYGRSLRVFLKHPVIVLLAFLACIGATVALFRVAPTGFIPDEDQGYVIISIQGPEGMSLAQSEKVLAQVEEVLKAQPEIRAMFAIGGFSFQGSGPNLATVFSSLVPWEERPGKNQTVAALVERLRGPLSKIGGARIIPFQPPAIRGVGSVGGFQFIVEDAAGTRTLDELATATQDLVAKGNADGRLRGVLTAFNADTPLLDVEVDRQKAKALGIPIEQIFGTLQVYMGSQYVNDFNYANRTYRVYLQAEQQFRDSPADIGSFYVRSDGGEMIPLESVVKVTPTVSAQVIRHYNLFRSAEVNGAPAPGVSSGQAMQAMQTLASENLPQGMTGEWTGISLEQQESGGQTLIIFGLGLLFVFLVLAAQYESFSLPFVIILSVPLAIMGALGMQLLRGYANDVFCQVGLVMLVGLASKNAILIVEFAEQLRESGKSALDAVVEASEVRLRPILMTSIAFLLGVVPLMTAQGAGAAARNSLGTAVFGGMLVSTIVNLIFIPGLYVLMQKVRGEARREAAEDDVPAPAPAP